Part of the Acetomicrobium sp. S15 = DSM 107314 genome is shown below.
GCGGTTGAGATGGCTCGCGCTACTCATAACCACCCAGCCGACTCCGCCTTAGGCCTCATGGAGAAGGAGCTCGCCGTCGGGAATGTGGCCCTCTTGAAGGAGTTGCTCGAAGACATCCGCCATGCCCTGCGCAAGCTGGATGCGTGTCCCGAGAAGTTCGGCATGTGTGAACGCTGCGGCAAGCCCATCGATATAGAAAGGCTGGAAGCCAGGCCGTGGGCGAGGTATTGCGTCTCTTGCAAGCAGAAGATAGAGGCGAAAACGAAGGGCAAGTGACCTCTGCGTTTCATGAGCCTTTTTCGGAAGACCAGAACGAAGATTTTGACGAGGATGAATTCAAGGGGACGAGCGTCTCCCTTGGAGCCGCAGAAGACAACCCAAGGCTCGATCTCTTCCTCGCAAAGGAGTTGGGTGTATCTCGCTCTTACGCCAAGAGCCTCGTTATCGAGGGCAGAGTTCGCACCCTGAGAGAGGAAGCCCGCCTGAAGCCGTCGAGCAAGGTTCGGGCGGGTGCGAGTTTTGTGATATCCCTCCCGCCGCCTCGCGAGCTCGAGCTGGAGCCGGAACCCGTGGCGTTCGGCGTGGTATACGAAGACGATGACATCGCCGTGATCGACAAGCCGGCCGGGTTGGTGGTCGCTCCCGCTCCGGGCCATTGGAGGGGAACGCTGCTCCATGGCCTCCTGTATCGTTTTCCGTCTATGAGGGTTATAAACGGCACAGAGAGACCGGGCATGGTCCATCGCCTCGATGCCGGCACATCCGGCTTGATGGTGGTGGCCAAAAACCTTCATGCTCAGGGCTTCCTGATGGAGTTGTTTCGTCAGAGGAAGGTCAAAAAGGAATAC
Proteins encoded:
- a CDS encoding TraR/DksA family transcriptional regulator, encoding MEEFLLNLKAKLEREASDIASLLDSMAEEGGASSAVEMARATHNHPADSALGLMEKELAVGNVALLKELLEDIRHALRKLDACPEKFGMCERCGKPIDIERLEARPWARYCVSCKQKIEAKTKGK
- a CDS encoding RluA family pseudouridine synthase yields the protein MGEVLRLLQAEDRGENEGQVTSAFHEPFSEDQNEDFDEDEFKGTSVSLGAAEDNPRLDLFLAKELGVSRSYAKSLVIEGRVRTLREEARLKPSSKVRAGASFVISLPPPRELELEPEPVAFGVVYEDDDIAVIDKPAGLVVAPAPGHWRGTLLHGLLYRFPSMRVINGTERPGMVHRLDAGTSGLMVVAKNLHAQGFLMELFRQRKVKKEYIALVKGSLPRKEGSVDAPIGRDPKNRLRMAVVPHGKPAVTRYEVLWLRQGCSLTICRPVTGRTHQIRVHMSYLGCPIVGDILYSPKSDERLDRPFLHAWRLAFPHPTRGEVINFRSFLPPDLRQFLRGRFSTP